The Acidobacteriota bacterium genomic sequence CCAGCCCCAACGGGGCAAAATAAAATAGCCCAGTGCAACGCACTGGGAATGCATGCAAGTAGAACCAAAAGCCCTGAAAGGGCGCAATCAGCTTGTTGATTTCGCCCCGTTGGGGCTTGCCAGAAAATTGACCATCACCCGGTGCGATGCACCGGGCTTTTACAGTCCGCCCCTTTGGGGCTGAGCAGTTACAAAGCAAATATCAATAGTCAAAGATGAGAAGCGGGTCAGGCTTTCGACTTTTGACTTTTGATATTTGCCTTTTGCTTTTTGCCCTCCCTCTGATCTTTTTCAGCCAACTACTAAAGAATTGAAACTTCGGTTTTCCGTTCAACGTTTGACAGCGCGTCTCAGTAGAAAATTTGTTACCGATTCACAACCCGTAGGAGAAAGCTATGACCACCCTTGCTTTCAAACCGCGCGAGCATGTCCGCCAATTTTTTGTAATTGGTGCCGGTTCTTTGCTCGTTTTGACGCTGCTTGCTCTGTTGTTCCTTCCACGGTTTCACTCCAATCCACTGGCAAACGCGCTTGCGTCTTCGGATTCAACTCCAGCCAATTTGCCAACGACTGAAGTCCGTCGAGGAGGTATCAAGAAAACTTTGTTGTTGGATGGAGAATTGCGCGCCGTGCGGTCGCGTACGATTTACTCCGGCGCTTCGGATGATGCGAAAATCGTGTACATGCCGCCCGAAGGTACCGTCGTCAAAACTGGAGAGCGCGTTGTGGAATTGGACAGCAGCACGTTTCTGACGCGGATCAAGGACACGGAAGATCGCATCGTCGCCGCCGATAACGAAATCGTCCGCACCGAGTCGCAACAGGAAGCCAGTTTGCGCGATTTGGAAGTCGAACTGAGCAAGTTGTGGCTGGCGCAGGAACAAGCCAAGCTGAAAGCCAAAATCCCCGCCGAAGTCCAGGCGCGCCGCGAATACCAGGAAGCTCAATTGGCGCTGGAAAAAGCCCGAACCGAATACAACAACCAACTGGCCAAGATCGAACAGAAGAAAAAAGAATTTGCCGCCGAGTTGCAGGTCAAAACGATTGATAAGCAAAAGCTGCAAGTGCAACTGGATCGCGCCAAAGCCAATCTGGACGGCATGCGCATCAAGGCTCCTGCGGACGGCATGGTGCTGTACGCCGAACATTGGGAAGGTCGCCGCAAAATGCAGGTCGGCGATGTGGTTTGGGGCGGATGGCCGATTGTGCGATTGCCCGATTTGACCGAAATGGAGGTGTTGGCGCTGGTCAACGAAGTGGACGGGCCGAAACTTTCCATCGGCAGCCGCTGCGAAATCCGCCTGGACAGTTACCCAGACACAGTCATTACCGGCGCGGTCAAGGAAATTTCGCAAACCGCCGTCAAAGCTGGTTGGCTGTCAAAAGCCAAAATCTTTCGCGTGACGGTTTCACTGGATCGAACCGTGACGGAAATCATGAAGCCGGGTATGTCCGCGCAGGTGTCGGTCATCATCAACGAAACCGACGCGCAATTGCTGGTGCCTCGCTCGGCGGTGAAATTTGAAGGCGAAACCGCCAACGTCACGCGTATCGAATCCGGCGAAGCCAAAAATGCACAACGCCCAATTTCCGTCACCATTTTAGGAGCGGACGCCATGAACTATGTCGTCGCCAACAACGGCGCGTTAAAAGAGGGCGACCGAATTTTGAACCGGTAAAATCTGAATAGACAGGATTGACAGGATTTCTCAGGATTTTTCTTCGCCCGGGTCCGCCAAATCCTGAAAAATCCTGTGAATCCTGTCTATTCCCTCTTCCTTATCAAAAAGTCATGCCGAAACGAACTCGCAGAATCGCAATCAGCCTTGTCGTGCTCGCCGCGTTGGCCGTCGCCGGATACGTTTTGTTTTTGCCCGGTGGCCAATCGAAATGGCAATCAGTCTTCTCTGCACTGGGGCCCAAAGTCGCAGCCACGGGCGATGAATTCACCGTCGCGGCTCGCACCTTGAAATTCAGCGTGGACGCGGTGGGTGTGCTCAAAGCCACTTCGACCCAGGATTTTGGCGCGCCGCCGGAATTCGGCAATTACTGGCAATTCCAGATCGTCAACATGGCTGCGGAAGGCAAACAGGTGAAAACGGGCGATCAGTTGATCGGTTTCGACGCGCAAAAAGTTCGCGACGATTTGCAGCGGTTTCAAAACGAACTGGATCAAGCCAACAAGGAACTGGAAAAAACCAAAGTCCAAATTGACCTGGAACGGCAGGAATTGCTGTCGCGACTGGCAGCGGCGGAAAACAATTTTGAAAAATTGAAGCTGAAGCAAACCAATGACCCGAAATTCGACGTGCCCAACAAAGTCGAAGAAGACCGGCTGGCGCTGGAACAGGCGCGGCGCGAAGTCGAAGCCTTGAAAGAACGCGTCGAATGGCACAAGAAATCCAGCGAGGCTACTTACCAGATCATCCAGAGCAAAAAGTCGCGCGCCGAAAACAAAGTCACTCAGATCAACGACGGCATGAAAAACTTCCAGGCCAAAGCCGACCGCGACGGCGTGGTGATTTACAAAACCAAATGGAATGGCGAACGCTTTCAGGTGGGCGAAAATGTCTGGTCGGGCCAGACGATTCTGGAAATTCCCAACCTGACGACAATCATTGCCGAAGCCTTCGTGCCCGAAGTTGACCTGGGCAAAATCAAAATCGGGCAACGCGCCGAAATCGCAATTGACGCATTTCAGGGAAAATCTTATGCGGGTATGGTCAAAAGCATCGGCACACTGGTTCGTCCCAAAGCCTGGGACATTCAAAACAAAATCATTGACGTGCAAATCGAACTGGATCAACTGGACGTCGCCACGATGCGTCCCGGCATGAGCAACAAAACCAAGATCGAAACCAGTGCGGTGGAAAACTGTCTGGCGGTTCCGCTGAAAGCCGTTCGATCAACAGCCGAAGGGTCGCGCGTCAAACTGAAAACTGAACAAGGCTGGCAGGAACACACTGTCAAGCTGGGCGAATCGAACGGAACCGACATCATCATCACCGAGGGATTGAAAGCGGGCGACAAAATCGCCAGCGATTTTTCCAAAGCAAAATAGCCTGGGTACGCGCAGCTTCCAGCGCGCATCTCGGCAAGTCGCATCTGCGGAACACCGGGCGAATCGCCAAACCATGCAGGCTGGAAGCACTGCGTACCCAGATTTATGAAACGACTACCCAAATTCGTTCGTATCGCGCTGATCGCTGTTCTGCTGACGGGGTTGGTTTCCGTTGTCATTTACGCCGCTCGGCAAGCATGGCCATCGGCTGCTTCCGAAGTCCTGCCTCTGACGATGGCGATTCAGCCGCGCGATTTCACCATTCGGATTTCCGCGCAGGGTGAGCTGCAATCTTCGGAATCCATGACCATCGCCGTGCCGTTCGTTCCGGTGCAACGGTTGCGCATTGCCAACGTTGTTGCCGATGGTCGCCACGTCAACAAAGGCGATGTGCTGGTCGAATTCGATCCGACCGATCTGGATTTGGAAATGCTGGAATACAAATCCAGCCTGGAAGCCGCCAACCAAAAAATTACCAAAGGCGAACTGGCCTCGGGAACGGAAAAAACCGACATCACCAAAGACAAACGCATTGCCGAACTGGAACTGCAAAAGATCAATGAGTTTTTGCCCAAGGACGACAAAATCTATTCGCGCCGCCAGATCATCGAAGGCCAACTCGATAAAGAATTCACGGAACAGAAACTCGTCTTTGCCGACGCGCGGTTGAGCTTGAAAGGCAAAGTTTACACCCTGGACGAAGCCATCCTGTTGCTGGAACGCCAGCAAGCCAACAGCAAAATCGGCCAAGTGGAACGCGCGTTGACATCGTTGAAACTCCTTTCGCCCGCTTCGGGCATTGTCGTTTACACCAACCCGGATTTCTTTTTTGGCGGGTTCACCATTCAACCCGGACGCACCGTGTACATCGGACAAACGCTGTTCAATCTGGTCAATCCCGACAAGATGGAAGCCAAATGCTTCGTGCTGGAAAAAGATGCGGGTGAATTGAAAACAGGACAGCCCGTCACGGTTTCACTTGATCCGTTTCCAGGCGTGACGTTCACCGGCAAAGTCAAAAGCATTGACAACCTGGCGCGTCCGATTGATCGCGATTCGCCGGTCAAATACTTCCAAACCATTGTGTCGCTCGACAAAAACGACGTGAACCTGATGAAACCCGGCGTCAAACTGAAAGCCGAAATCAGCGCGACTTCACTGCAATCGGTGGTCGTCGTCCCGCGCAGCGCCGTGGTCAAAAAAGAATCCGATTATTTTGTGTACATCGTCAAAGGCGCAGGCCAGTTCGACCCCGTCAAGGTCAAGCTCGGCCAGGGCGATTTGATCCAGGTCGTCGTCACCGAAGGACTGCAAGCCGGACAGACGCTGGCGCTGAACCCTCCGGATGTAAAACGCGAAACCAAAGACGAGGCGAAAAAAGACAAATGAGACATCTGAACGAAATCGGGTTGGCTGTCGGCAATTTGACCAGTCACAAGTTGCGCACGTTTTTAACGATGCTGGGCATGATTTTCGGCGTCGGCGCGGTCATCGCTATGCTGTCCATCGGCGCGGGAGCAGAAAAGGAAAGTTTGCGCATCATTGACACGATGGGATTGCGCAACGTCATCGTCAAAGACCGCGAAATGAAGGACGAAGACCTGAAAAAGATTCGCGAAAATTCCATCGGCCTCAGCTTGCGCGACGTGAAAGCCATCAACGATGTCACGCCCGACCTGGAAACTTATTCCGCGCGCAAACGGGTCAAGACGTTTCAAGTGTTTTCCTTCAAAGGCAAAAGCGACGATTCCAACGTGGTCGGCGTCACGCCGAGCTATTTCCGGCTGGCGCGATATGATCTGGCCGAAGGCAGCTTCATTTCTGAAACCGATCAAAAAGATTACGAACAGTTTTGCGTCATCGGGTCGCGCGTCAAACAGAAACTTTTTGGCACGCAATCACCGCTTGGCCAGACGATCAAAATTGACAAGATGTGGTTCACGGTCATCGGCGTGCTGGCCGACAACAATCTGGCCAAAGACGAATTTGAAGGCGTCAAGCTGCAGGATTTCAGCAACGACATTTACATTCCGCTGGCGACGGCGTTGAAAAAATTCGAGTTGAAACGCTTTGAATCCGAACTCGACGAAATCGTCGTCAGTTTGAAAAACACAGACGCGCTGAAATCGAGCGCCGTGTTGATCAGCCAGGTCTTGGCAAACACGCACGGGCAAGCCGACGATTATTCCATCGTCGTCCCGCGCGAATTGCTGGAACAGAATCAACGCACGCAACGGATTTTCAACATCGTCATGAGTTGCATCGCCAGCATTTCGCTACTGGTGGGCGGCATCGGCATTATGAACATCATGCTGGCCAACATTCTGGAACGAACGCGCGAAATCGGCGTTCGGCGCGCGATTGGCGCTCGGCGGCGAGACATCTGGCAACAGTTTTTGATCGAAGCCTTAACCATCAGCTTCGTCGGCGGAGTTATCGGCGTGATGTTTGGCTTTGCGGCGTCGCGCGTGGTGGCGCTGTATGCGGAATGGAACACCGTCGTGACGGGAACTTCGATTGCGATGTCGTTCGGCGTGTCGGCGGCTGTGGGCTTGATCTTCGGGTTGTATCCGGCGGTGCGGGCTTCCAGATTGGACCCTGTTGAAGCGTTGCGCTACGAATAACCTGACAAAGCCATTACAGAAATGGGAGCTATGAGGAAACAAAGTTTGTTTTCCCATAGCTCCCATTTCTCATATAGCTCCCATTGGTATGCCAGAGAAAAGCCTGCCTAGCTGACTTTCGGATGCACCCAGGGTTTGCGGTATTCGCGCTGAAGCAGTTTGTTGGCTTCGGCGTCTCCGACCACCTTCAGCTTCTGCGAATCCCACGTTAGCGAACGTCCCAGCTTCATCGAGTTATTGGCCAAAATGCAGCTTGCCGTAGAAATAAATCCCTGTTCGATGTCCGCCACAGGTTTTTCGCGCGTTTCGATGCAATGCAGCAGGTTTTTCATGTGGCCGCGAATGGCTGGTGCGACGTGTTTTTCCAAATCCTTTTCGACCTTGTCTATCGGATACTCCTCAAGCTCCATCTTCACATCCTGATGAATCGGCTGTTCGTTCTTATTCGCCGGAATGTAGTCGTAACTCATGACGCTGGCTTTGAGCGTTCCTTTGTCGCCATAAATCGTCGCGCCCCACGGATATTGCGGATCGGGCGCGGTGCCATACGTGCGATGTGTCCAGACGACCGGAAATTCCGGAAAGTTGAACGTTGCCGTTTGCGTGTCGGTGATGTTCGCCTTGCTCTTTTTATCAATCAAAATGCCGCCGTTTGAGGTGATTTCCGTCGGCCAACCCAGCCCCAGCATCCAGCGAACCATATCCAGCATGTGAATGCACATATCGCCCATAATGCCGTTGCCATATTCCATGAAAGCTCGCCAGCGGCGCGGATGCACCAGCGCGTTATAAGGCCGCAGCGGCGCGGGGCCAGTCCACATTTCATAATCCAGGTAATCCGGCGGCGCAGTGTCCGGTGGATTTTCCGTCGCGCGCATGTGGTAGTAACAGTAAACTTCCGCCAAACCGATTTTGCCCAGCTTGCCCGGTTTGATGACCTTTTCGATGGCGTCAATCAAGTGCGGCGTCGAACGGCGCTGCGTGCCGACCTGAACGACTCGGTTGTGTTTGCGCGCGGCGGCCAACATCGCCTGGCCTTCGACCACGTCAACGCTGATGGGTTTTTGGACGTAAATGTCCGCGCCGGCTTCGCAAGCGGCGATCATTGCCAGCGCGTGCCAATGATCCGGCGTGGCGATCAAGCAAATGTCCAAATCTTTTTCCTTGAGCATTTCGCGATAATCGCTGTAAGTGCGCGGAGTTTTTTTCGATTCCTGGCGGCTGGCTACCGTTTCGGCGCAATCGGCCAGCATCTTTTTATCCACGTCGCACAGCGAAACGACTTCGACGGGCGCAACCTGCAACAACCGGAACAAATCGGATTTGCCGTACCAACCGGTGCCAATCAATCCGACGCGGGGTTTCTTTTGCGCAAACTCTTCTTCGTACGGATAGTTTCGACGTAAGACTGCCGGAGCGAATGCCATGCCTGCCGCACTCGCTTGTAAAAACTCTCTACGTTTCATAAGCGTTGCTCCTGAATGATGGAAGTGTTGGGAAACTTGATCGGGCGAATTGTTTGCCGTTTTTGCGGAAGATGCAATACTTGTTGGTCGGAGTGGAGAAAGATTCACTCCAACCGGTCGAGCGTCTGGTATCGGTCATCGCCAAAGAGCAAACTTTTCAATGTCTTCAATATATCTCGGCCTTGCCCATTGGAAGGATTCCACCGCAGCGCATTGCCGGTCGCGGCGTTGATCTTCAATCCCCACAGCGGGGTCAGGTTATGAACTTCGGCGGTGAATCTCATGTCGCCATACGCATCCTGTTCGCCTGGAACCGGCGCGATCAATCCGTCAGCAAACCATGTGAACACCTCAAACCGTCGCCGGGTTTCGGCATTTTCTCTAGCATTGACAGGGAAATCGCCAAAAGTCGTCAGGTCAGCCGTACCTCCGGGCAGCGCGCGCGGAGCGCCAAACCAGTTCAGTTGAAATCCGTCGGAATACAGTCTGCCGCCGCTGGTATACACCGAACGCCACATCACCAACCAACCCGGCGCAGGCATCACGCGGCCGTGTTCGATTTTCTGGCCGCGAAGTTCGGCCAACTGAATTTGCGTTTTGATGCCTCGATGATGCTGCCAGCCGCCAAAGCAGATGTATAACGTGGTAACAAGCAGCGCGATGCGAACCGGGCGCGGTCGTAAGGTTTTCATTGTCAGATAAACGCCAATGGCCAGCGGAATGGTGTACAGCGGATCCACAATGGCGATCCAATCCAGCGCTACGCGATGGTTGGAAAACGGCCAGAACAATTGCGTGCCGTAACTGGTGAACATATCCAGCGGCGCGTGTGTGGCGTATCCAATGATGGCTGCTAAAATTACGGCTGGTTTGTCGTCGCGATACCGTTTCATGAACAGAAACGGCAGCGCGGCCAGAAATCCACCGAAGGGAATAAAAATCAGACTGTGTGTGAAGTTGCGATGAAACACCCAACTGACCGTTGGATCGCTGAACGAAAAAATGAACACATCCAGGTCGGGAACTACTCCTCCAACGGCTCCGATTAGCCCCGCGCCACGCGGCAACCGCTTTTTCAACACTGCCTGAGCTGCCGCTGCTCCCAGCACACCTTGGGTAATTGAATCCATCCGCTTTGCTCCACAAATGGGTTTTGCCGAAAACGGCGCACAGTGTAATCGTCCGCCTGTCAGAAAAGAAGCTGCGAGGGCAAATCGCAAATTTGCGGCGACAAAACCTTTTCGCTACACTTCGGTCCGCTGCAATCTACGCACACTTTCTTTACGACTCATATTTACTCAACGAAAAAGGAATCAGTTGTGGCGGAACAGATCACTCAAATGCTTCTGCGATGGAGCGAGGGAGACAAATCTGCGTTCGATCAGTTATTGCCGCTGGTGTATGACGAGTTGCGCCGGTTGGCCAAAGGATATTTGCGGCGTTATTCCACTCAGAATTCATTGCAACCCACGATTCTGGTTCACGAAGCGTATCTGCGGTTGATTAATCAGGAGCAGATGAACTGGGAAAACCGGGCGCAATTTTTCGGGCTGGCGGCAAAAATCATGCGCGGGTTGCTGGTGGATCACGCTCGGCGCGCCCAGGCGGACAAACGTGGAGGCAGCAATTATTCGGTATCGCTGAGCGAAGCCGATCGCATTGGGCAACAAAGCGATCCGAACTTACTGGCGCTCGACGAAGCCTTGAACAAATTGGCGACCTTGGAACCACGCCACAGCCAGATTATCGAAATGAGATTTTTTGCCGGCTTGACGATTGAGGAAACAGCATTGGCGCTGGGAATTTCCCACGCAACCGTGGAACGCGACTGGAATCTTGCACGGGCCTGGCTGTTCCGCGAACTCCGCTAAAGATCCGGATTGATTCGACTGGATTTTGGCTGTGCGGACCATAGACTTTCTCTTCCCCCGAATATGACTCCGGAACTTTACCGGAAAATTAGTGAGGTTTACCACGCGGCGCTGGCTCTTGAGCCGGAGCAGCGCCCGGATTTTCTCCGTCAGGTCTGCGGCGACGATGATGAGTTGCGGCGCGAAGTCGAACAGTTGCTGCAAAGCAACGAACAGGCTGGG encodes the following:
- a CDS encoding Gfo/Idh/MocA family oxidoreductase, translated to MKRREFLQASAAGMAFAPAVLRRNYPYEEEFAQKKPRVGLIGTGWYGKSDLFRLLQVAPVEVVSLCDVDKKMLADCAETVASRQESKKTPRTYSDYREMLKEKDLDICLIATPDHWHALAMIAACEAGADIYVQKPISVDVVEGQAMLAAARKHNRVVQVGTQRRSTPHLIDAIEKVIKPGKLGKIGLAEVYCYYHMRATENPPDTAPPDYLDYEMWTGPAPLRPYNALVHPRRWRAFMEYGNGIMGDMCIHMLDMVRWMLGLGWPTEITSNGGILIDKKSKANITDTQTATFNFPEFPVVWTHRTYGTAPDPQYPWGATIYGDKGTLKASVMSYDYIPANKNEQPIHQDVKMELEEYPIDKVEKDLEKHVAPAIRGHMKNLLHCIETREKPVADIEQGFISTASCILANNSMKLGRSLTWDSQKLKVVGDAEANKLLQREYRKPWVHPKVS
- a CDS encoding efflux RND transporter periplasmic adaptor subunit, with product MKRLPKFVRIALIAVLLTGLVSVVIYAARQAWPSAASEVLPLTMAIQPRDFTIRISAQGELQSSESMTIAVPFVPVQRLRIANVVADGRHVNKGDVLVEFDPTDLDLEMLEYKSSLEAANQKITKGELASGTEKTDITKDKRIAELELQKINEFLPKDDKIYSRRQIIEGQLDKEFTEQKLVFADARLSLKGKVYTLDEAILLLERQQANSKIGQVERALTSLKLLSPASGIVVYTNPDFFFGGFTIQPGRTVYIGQTLFNLVNPDKMEAKCFVLEKDAGELKTGQPVTVSLDPFPGVTFTGKVKSIDNLARPIDRDSPVKYFQTIVSLDKNDVNLMKPGVKLKAEISATSLQSVVVVPRSAVVKKESDYFVYIVKGAGQFDPVKVKLGQGDLIQVVVTEGLQAGQTLALNPPDVKRETKDEAKKDK
- a CDS encoding metal-dependent hydrolase, whose protein sequence is MDSITQGVLGAAAAQAVLKKRLPRGAGLIGAVGGVVPDLDVFIFSFSDPTVSWVFHRNFTHSLIFIPFGGFLAALPFLFMKRYRDDKPAVILAAIIGYATHAPLDMFTSYGTQLFWPFSNHRVALDWIAIVDPLYTIPLAIGVYLTMKTLRPRPVRIALLVTTLYICFGGWQHHRGIKTQIQLAELRGQKIEHGRVMPAPGWLVMWRSVYTSGGRLYSDGFQLNWFGAPRALPGGTADLTTFGDFPVNARENAETRRRFEVFTWFADGLIAPVPGEQDAYGDMRFTAEVHNLTPLWGLKINAATGNALRWNPSNGQGRDILKTLKSLLFGDDRYQTLDRLE
- a CDS encoding HlyD family efflux transporter periplasmic adaptor subunit, whose translation is MTTLAFKPREHVRQFFVIGAGSLLVLTLLALLFLPRFHSNPLANALASSDSTPANLPTTEVRRGGIKKTLLLDGELRAVRSRTIYSGASDDAKIVYMPPEGTVVKTGERVVELDSSTFLTRIKDTEDRIVAADNEIVRTESQQEASLRDLEVELSKLWLAQEQAKLKAKIPAEVQARREYQEAQLALEKARTEYNNQLAKIEQKKKEFAAELQVKTIDKQKLQVQLDRAKANLDGMRIKAPADGMVLYAEHWEGRRKMQVGDVVWGGWPIVRLPDLTEMEVLALVNEVDGPKLSIGSRCEIRLDSYPDTVITGAVKEISQTAVKAGWLSKAKIFRVTVSLDRTVTEIMKPGMSAQVSVIINETDAQLLVPRSAVKFEGETANVTRIESGEAKNAQRPISVTILGADAMNYVVANNGALKEGDRILNR
- a CDS encoding ABC transporter permease; protein product: MRHLNEIGLAVGNLTSHKLRTFLTMLGMIFGVGAVIAMLSIGAGAEKESLRIIDTMGLRNVIVKDREMKDEDLKKIRENSIGLSLRDVKAINDVTPDLETYSARKRVKTFQVFSFKGKSDDSNVVGVTPSYFRLARYDLAEGSFISETDQKDYEQFCVIGSRVKQKLFGTQSPLGQTIKIDKMWFTVIGVLADNNLAKDEFEGVKLQDFSNDIYIPLATALKKFELKRFESELDEIVVSLKNTDALKSSAVLISQVLANTHGQADDYSIVVPRELLEQNQRTQRIFNIVMSCIASISLLVGGIGIMNIMLANILERTREIGVRRAIGARRRDIWQQFLIEALTISFVGGVIGVMFGFAASRVVALYAEWNTVVTGTSIAMSFGVSAAVGLIFGLYPAVRASRLDPVEALRYE
- a CDS encoding efflux RND transporter periplasmic adaptor subunit — translated: MPKRTRRIAISLVVLAALAVAGYVLFLPGGQSKWQSVFSALGPKVAATGDEFTVAARTLKFSVDAVGVLKATSTQDFGAPPEFGNYWQFQIVNMAAEGKQVKTGDQLIGFDAQKVRDDLQRFQNELDQANKELEKTKVQIDLERQELLSRLAAAENNFEKLKLKQTNDPKFDVPNKVEEDRLALEQARREVEALKERVEWHKKSSEATYQIIQSKKSRAENKVTQINDGMKNFQAKADRDGVVIYKTKWNGERFQVGENVWSGQTILEIPNLTTIIAEAFVPEVDLGKIKIGQRAEIAIDAFQGKSYAGMVKSIGTLVRPKAWDIQNKIIDVQIELDQLDVATMRPGMSNKTKIETSAVENCLAVPLKAVRSTAEGSRVKLKTEQGWQEHTVKLGESNGTDIIITEGLKAGDKIASDFSKAK
- a CDS encoding sigma-70 family RNA polymerase sigma factor yields the protein MLLRWSEGDKSAFDQLLPLVYDELRRLAKGYLRRYSTQNSLQPTILVHEAYLRLINQEQMNWENRAQFFGLAAKIMRGLLVDHARRAQADKRGGSNYSVSLSEADRIGQQSDPNLLALDEALNKLATLEPRHSQIIEMRFFAGLTIEETALALGISHATVERDWNLARAWLFRELR